A stretch of Colletotrichum lupini chromosome 2, complete sequence DNA encodes these proteins:
- a CDS encoding RNA polymerase Rpb6 codes for MSDFGDDDVGGGDETMYEDEAADYWDPEVPADDEEVGRAEGDEEDADNVVASGDPSAAANAGKGNEKSHRDKKIPDDQRTTTPYMTKYERARILGTRALQIRFVKPQSHPKQIPRDKVAMHADRNKLMRGISMNAPVLVDLEGETDPLQIAIKELREKKIPLIVRRYMPDGYYEDWTCEELLQ; via the exons ATGTCTGACTTTGGCGATGACGATGTTGGCGGAGG CGACGAGACCATGTACGAGGACGAGGCCGCCGACTACTGGGATCCCGAGGTTCCTGCGGACGATGAGGAAGTCGGAAGGGCAGAGGGCGACGAGGAGGACGCGGACAATGTCGTTGCATCGGGCGACCCCTCTGCGGCAGCGAACGCGGGCAAGGGCAACGAGAAGTCGCACCGCGACAAGAAGATTCCCGATGACCAGCGTACGACGACCCCCTACATGACAAAGTACGAGCGCGCCCGTATTCTGGGAACCCGCGCCCTGCAGATCAGGTTCGTCAAACCGCAATCCCACCCAAAGCAAATACCCCGCGATAAAGTCGCGATGCACGCGGACAGAAACAAGCTAATGCGTGGGATTAGTATGAATGCGCCGGTGCTGGTGGACTTGGAAGGAGAGACGGATCCTCTTCAAATCGCGATCAAGGAGCTCCGAGAGAAGAAGATCCCTCTCATTGTGCGCCGCTACATGCCCGACGGATA CTACGAGGATTGGACCTGCGAGGAGCTTCTCCAGTGA